In a single window of the Streptomyces cinnabarinus genome:
- a CDS encoding AMP-dependent synthetase/ligase, with protein MASAPRTTGDLPGDPADRTLPQLLARNAREYPQLPGLSWQSAQPDSDSGWTTLSWAEIHEHTRSLAAGYRGLGVGRGDHVLLMMSNRPEHWLSDMALVRLGAIPVSVYGTAAPGQITHIARNCRARLAVVEGAAQVAVWEPLLADAETPLERLVVAEAGAENGHVPYAGLLRAPVPERFTEELDAARPEDPLTVVYTSGTTGEPKGVVLTHRAVMSNALALDAVVELPPHVEHLCYLPFAHIAERMLGIYLPCHRASHVYLCADPTRVGEVVRKVRPAQFFGVPRIWDKLSAAVRAVLSLMPAEQMAVIDRAFEVAREHVGYRERGEAPPAELEERYARAREDVLLPLLAAGGLDRVSWSASASAPMSVDVVKFWAGFGIVIMDAWGLTETTGVATSNSPKTGFRLGSVGRPVQSVEIRVAEDGEILVRGSSVFSGYLDPDGSVRSALDADGWLATGDIGRIDEDGFLWLTDRKKEMIVTSTGKNVSPALVENALKEHPLIGQAMVHGDNRSYLVALLVLDAEAAPAWAAANGIEAEGGPAGLAAHSAVRAEVDRAVAAANTRLNRTEQVKWYELLAEEWGPATGELTPSLKMRRRVIQDKYARHLSELYRD; from the coding sequence ATGGCATCGGCGCCCCGCACCACCGGCGACCTGCCCGGCGACCCGGCCGACCGGACGCTGCCGCAGCTGCTGGCCCGGAACGCACGCGAGTACCCCCAACTCCCCGGCCTCTCCTGGCAGTCGGCCCAGCCCGACAGCGACAGCGGCTGGACGACGTTGAGCTGGGCGGAGATCCACGAGCACACCCGGAGCCTTGCCGCCGGCTACCGGGGCCTCGGCGTCGGCCGTGGCGACCACGTGCTGCTCATGATGTCCAATCGGCCCGAGCACTGGCTGTCGGACATGGCGTTGGTCCGCCTCGGCGCGATCCCGGTCAGTGTCTACGGCACCGCGGCCCCTGGGCAGATCACCCACATCGCCCGCAACTGCCGGGCCCGCCTGGCCGTCGTGGAAGGGGCGGCCCAAGTGGCGGTGTGGGAGCCACTGCTGGCCGATGCCGAGACCCCGCTGGAGCGGCTGGTGGTAGCCGAGGCGGGCGCGGAGAACGGCCACGTCCCGTACGCCGGCCTGCTCCGCGCGCCGGTGCCGGAGCGCTTCACCGAGGAACTGGACGCCGCCCGCCCCGAGGATCCGCTGACCGTCGTCTACACCTCCGGCACCACCGGCGAACCCAAGGGGGTCGTCCTCACCCACCGTGCGGTGATGTCCAACGCCTTGGCGCTGGACGCCGTGGTCGAGTTGCCCCCGCACGTCGAGCACCTCTGCTACCTGCCCTTCGCTCATATCGCCGAGCGGATGCTGGGCATCTACCTGCCCTGCCACCGGGCCTCGCACGTCTACCTGTGCGCCGACCCGACGCGCGTCGGCGAGGTGGTGCGCAAGGTGCGTCCCGCGCAGTTCTTCGGCGTGCCGAGGATCTGGGACAAGCTGTCCGCCGCCGTACGGGCCGTCCTCTCGCTGATGCCGGCCGAGCAGATGGCGGTGATCGACCGGGCGTTCGAGGTCGCGCGTGAGCACGTCGGATACCGCGAGCGGGGCGAGGCGCCACCCGCCGAGCTGGAGGAGCGCTATGCCCGCGCCCGCGAGGACGTGCTGCTGCCCTTGCTGGCCGCGGGCGGTCTGGACCGGGTGAGCTGGTCGGCCAGCGCGTCGGCGCCGATGTCGGTCGACGTGGTGAAGTTCTGGGCCGGTTTCGGCATCGTCATCATGGACGCCTGGGGGCTGACCGAGACCACCGGCGTGGCCACCAGCAACAGTCCGAAGACCGGCTTCCGGCTCGGTTCGGTGGGACGCCCGGTGCAGTCCGTGGAGATCCGCGTCGCGGAGGACGGCGAGATCCTGGTGCGGGGCTCGTCCGTGTTCTCCGGCTACCTCGACCCGGACGGCTCGGTGCGCTCCGCCCTGGACGCCGACGGCTGGCTGGCCACCGGCGACATCGGCCGGATCGACGAGGACGGCTTCCTGTGGCTCACCGACCGCAAGAAGGAGATGATCGTCACCTCGACCGGGAAGAACGTCTCGCCCGCTCTGGTGGAGAACGCGCTCAAGGAACACCCGCTGATCGGCCAGGCGATGGTGCACGGCGACAACCGCTCCTACCTGGTCGCCCTGTTGGTGCTCGACGCGGAGGCCGCCCCCGCCTGGGCCGCGGCCAACGGCATTGAGGCCGAGGGAGGTCCGGCCGGGCTGGCGGCGCACTCCGCGGTCCGGGCGGAGGTGGACCGCGCGGTGGCCGCCGCCAACACCCGCCTCAACCGCACCGAGCAGGTCAAGTGGTACGAGCTGCTGGCCGAGGAGTGGGGTCCGGCGACCGGCGAGCTGACGCCGTCGCTGAAGATGCGGCGCCGGGTCATCCAGGACAAGTACGCCCGTCACCTGTCCGAGCTGTACCGGGACTGA
- a CDS encoding PadR family transcriptional regulator, producing MALEHAILVSLLEKPGSGYELARRFERSIGYFWTATHQQIYRVLKRMESDGWIDVRDVAQYGRPDKKEYSVAGPGRAALSAWLHEPTEPESVRHDLAVKVRGAAFDDPSGLISEVERHRQAHTDRLAHYLAGETRDFGEPPADGPLDAERELQYVVLRGGIAYERMMIAWLDDVLATLARFGTDHRSPTTDH from the coding sequence ATGGCGCTCGAGCACGCGATCCTCGTTTCCCTGCTGGAGAAGCCGGGGTCCGGCTACGAGCTGGCCCGGCGGTTCGAGCGTTCCATCGGGTACTTCTGGACCGCCACCCACCAGCAGATCTACCGCGTGCTCAAGCGCATGGAGAGTGACGGCTGGATCGACGTCCGGGACGTCGCGCAGTACGGGCGCCCGGACAAGAAGGAGTACTCCGTCGCCGGGCCCGGACGGGCCGCGCTCTCCGCGTGGCTCCACGAGCCGACCGAACCCGAGAGCGTGCGGCACGACCTCGCGGTGAAGGTCCGGGGCGCCGCCTTCGACGATCCGTCCGGCCTCATCAGCGAGGTCGAGCGGCACCGTCAGGCGCACACGGACCGCCTCGCCCACTACCTCGCGGGCGAGACCCGCGACTTCGGGGAGCCACCGGCGGACGGGCCGCTCGACGCCGAACGGGAACTCCAGTACGTCGTGCTGCGCGGCGGCATCGCCTACGAACGCATGATGATCGCCTGGCTCGACGACGTCCTCGCCACACTCGCCCGCTTCGGCACCGATCACCGATCACCGACCACTGATCACTGA
- a CDS encoding acyl-CoA dehydrogenase family protein encodes MTDALLFNPRTYDPAHFDPETRRLLRATVDWFEERGKRQLIEDYRTRAWLGDFLAFAAKEGLFATFLTPVSAAGEGEGDKRWDTARIAALNEILGFYGLDYWYAWQVTILGLGPVWQSENPAARARAAELLSQGEVFAFGLSEKAHGADIYSTDMLLEPDGSGGFRATGSKYYIGNGNKAGLVSVFGRRTDVEGPDGYVFFAADSRHPSYHLVKNVVDSSKYVSEFRLEDYPVAAEDVLHTGRAAFDAALNTVNVGKFNLCTASIGICEHAMYEAVTHAQNRILYGRPVTAFPHVRRELTDAYVRLVGMKLFSDRAVDYFRTAGPEDRRYLLFNPMTKMKVTTEGEKVIDLMWDVIAAKGFEKDNYFAQAAVEIRGLPKLEGTVHVNLALILKFMRNHLLDPVAYEPVPARLDAADDDFLFRQGPARGLGSVRFHDWRPAFDAYAHLANVARFREQADALCEFVRTAAPDEKQSRDLDLLLAVGQLFALVVHGQLVLEQAALTGLDEVVLDELFAVLVRDFSAHAVELHGKDSATEQQQLWALGAVRRPVVDGERSERVWQRVEALSGAYEMKP; translated from the coding sequence ATGACCGACGCGCTGCTCTTCAACCCGCGGACCTACGACCCCGCGCACTTCGACCCGGAGACCCGCAGGCTGCTGCGCGCCACCGTCGACTGGTTCGAGGAGCGGGGCAAGCGCCAACTGATCGAGGACTACCGGACCCGCGCCTGGCTCGGCGACTTCCTCGCCTTCGCCGCCAAGGAGGGGCTCTTCGCGACCTTCCTCACCCCCGTTTCCGCCGCCGGGGAGGGCGAGGGCGACAAGCGCTGGGACACCGCCCGCATCGCCGCCCTCAACGAGATCCTCGGCTTCTACGGCCTGGACTACTGGTACGCGTGGCAGGTCACGATCCTCGGCCTCGGCCCGGTCTGGCAGAGCGAGAACCCCGCCGCCCGTGCCCGCGCCGCCGAACTGCTCTCCCAGGGCGAGGTGTTCGCCTTCGGTCTGTCCGAGAAGGCCCACGGCGCCGACATCTACTCCACCGACATGCTCCTGGAGCCCGACGGCTCCGGCGGCTTCCGGGCCACCGGCTCCAAGTACTACATCGGCAACGGCAACAAGGCCGGGCTCGTGTCCGTCTTCGGCCGCCGCACCGACGTGGAGGGCCCCGACGGCTACGTCTTCTTCGCCGCGGACAGCCGTCACCCGTCGTACCACCTGGTCAAGAACGTCGTCGACTCCTCGAAGTACGTGAGCGAGTTCCGCCTGGAGGACTACCCGGTCGCCGCGGAGGACGTCCTGCACACCGGCCGCGCCGCCTTCGACGCCGCCCTCAACACCGTCAACGTCGGCAAGTTCAACCTGTGCACCGCCTCGATCGGCATCTGCGAGCACGCGATGTACGAGGCCGTCACCCACGCGCAGAACCGCATCCTGTACGGCCGCCCCGTCACCGCTTTCCCGCATGTGCGGCGCGAGTTGACCGACGCCTACGTCCGGCTCGTCGGCATGAAGCTGTTCAGCGACCGTGCCGTGGACTACTTCCGCACCGCCGGTCCGGAGGACCGCCGCTACCTCCTCTTCAACCCGATGACGAAGATGAAGGTGACCACCGAGGGCGAGAAGGTCATCGACCTGATGTGGGACGTCATCGCCGCCAAGGGCTTCGAGAAGGACAACTACTTCGCCCAGGCCGCCGTCGAGATCCGCGGCCTGCCGAAGCTGGAGGGCACCGTCCACGTCAACCTGGCGCTGATCCTCAAGTTCATGCGCAACCACCTCCTCGACCCGGTCGCCTACGAGCCCGTCCCGGCCCGACTCGACGCGGCCGACGACGACTTCCTCTTCCGGCAGGGCCCGGCCCGCGGCCTCGGCTCCGTGCGCTTCCACGACTGGCGGCCGGCCTTCGACGCGTACGCCCACCTCGCCAACGTCGCCCGGTTCCGCGAACAGGCCGACGCGCTGTGCGAGTTCGTCCGCACCGCCGCTCCCGACGAGAAGCAGAGCCGCGACCTCGACCTGCTCCTCGCCGTCGGGCAGCTCTTCGCGCTCGTCGTCCACGGGCAGCTGGTCCTGGAGCAGGCAGCCCTGACGGGCCTCGACGAGGTCGTGCTCGACGAGCTGTTCGCCGTCCTCGTACGCGACTTCTCCGCGCACGCCGTCGAACTCCACGGCAAGGACTCCGCGACCGAGCAGCAGCAGCTCTGGGCACTCGGCGCGGTCCGGCGCCCGGTCGTCGACGGGGAGCGTTCGGAGCGCGTCTGGCAGCGAGTCGAGGCGCTGTCGGGGGCGTACGAGATGAAGCCCTGA
- a CDS encoding TetR/AcrR family transcriptional regulator — MRTDTNNSWLVRALSQPEPEDRTARRILDAALEQYTLLGLRRSSVDDVAKRAGVSRVTVYRRFQTKDKLVEETLLRELSRFFQRLDAAVAALPTMQERVVEGFVVALRHTRAHPLFGGLLRLEPELVLPYLTVQGGSSLSATVEYLTAHLRRAQQAEGRPDEDPRPLAELMVRVAVSFLLNPASCIEMEDEDQARAFARRYLAPLLDA; from the coding sequence ATGCGAACTGACACGAACAACTCGTGGCTCGTCCGGGCCCTCTCCCAGCCCGAGCCGGAGGACCGGACGGCGCGGCGGATCCTCGACGCGGCACTGGAGCAGTACACCCTGCTGGGGCTGCGCCGCTCCTCCGTGGACGACGTCGCCAAGCGGGCCGGTGTCTCCCGGGTCACCGTCTACCGGCGCTTCCAGACCAAGGACAAGCTCGTCGAGGAGACCCTGCTGCGTGAACTCAGCCGGTTCTTCCAGCGGCTGGACGCGGCGGTGGCGGCACTGCCGACGATGCAGGAGCGGGTCGTGGAGGGCTTCGTGGTCGCCCTGCGCCACACCCGCGCCCATCCGCTCTTCGGCGGTCTGCTGCGCCTCGAACCGGAGTTGGTGCTGCCGTACCTGACCGTGCAGGGCGGCTCCTCGCTCTCCGCCACCGTCGAGTACCTCACGGCCCATCTGCGCCGCGCGCAGCAGGCCGAGGGCCGTCCCGACGAAGACCCGCGCCCGCTCGCCGAGTTGATGGTGCGGGTCGCCGTGTCCTTCCTGCTCAACCCCGCCAGCTGCATCGAGATGGAGGACGAGGACCAGGCCCGGGCCTTCGCCCGCCGCTACCTGGCCCCGCTGCTGGACGCCTGA
- a CDS encoding LLM class F420-dependent oxidoreductase, which yields MELSTPLAYAADPRAAADQAAALEFAGLDAVWVAEAYGFDSPTIMGYLAARTERMRIGSAILNVYSRTPALIAQTGAGLDALTCGRALLGIGASGPQVVEGWHGRRYDRPLGRTREVIELSRRIWRREVIEHHGITDLPLPPEKGGSLGKPLKLLNHPVRDTIPLYVAALGPANVRMTAEIADGWLPFLYVPEHADQVWGRSLAEGGAARDPGLGPLSVVAGGLLAIGDDAAAVRDLMRPTVALYVGGMGAPGRNFYHDLVCSYGYESAAAAIQKHYLAGRKKDAEAAVPAELLERLCLAGPEGHVRDRVEAFRESGVTMLNVTPVGPDPARLIERVRNWL from the coding sequence ATGGAACTGTCCACGCCCTTGGCGTACGCCGCCGATCCTCGGGCCGCCGCGGACCAGGCCGCCGCCCTGGAGTTCGCGGGTCTCGACGCCGTCTGGGTGGCCGAGGCGTACGGCTTCGACTCTCCGACGATCATGGGATACCTCGCCGCGCGGACCGAGCGGATGCGGATCGGCTCGGCCATCCTCAACGTCTACTCCCGCACCCCCGCCCTGATCGCCCAGACCGGTGCCGGCCTGGACGCCCTCACCTGCGGCCGCGCCCTCCTCGGCATCGGAGCCTCCGGACCACAGGTCGTCGAGGGCTGGCACGGCCGCCGCTACGACCGCCCGCTCGGGCGCACCCGCGAGGTGATCGAGCTGTCCCGGCGGATCTGGCGGCGCGAGGTGATCGAGCACCACGGCATCACCGATCTGCCGCTGCCACCGGAGAAGGGCGGGAGCCTCGGCAAACCGCTGAAGCTGCTCAACCACCCGGTCCGCGACACCATCCCGCTCTACGTCGCGGCGCTGGGCCCGGCCAACGTCCGGATGACCGCCGAGATCGCCGATGGATGGCTGCCGTTCCTCTACGTCCCCGAGCACGCCGACCAGGTCTGGGGCCGGTCCCTCGCCGAGGGCGGCGCCGCGCGCGATCCCGGGCTCGGCCCGCTGTCGGTCGTGGCGGGCGGCCTGCTGGCCATCGGCGACGACGCGGCGGCCGTCCGTGACCTGATGCGCCCCACCGTCGCCCTCTACGTCGGCGGCATGGGCGCGCCCGGCCGCAACTTCTACCACGACCTGGTCTGCTCCTACGGCTACGAGTCCGCGGCGGCCGCCATCCAGAAGCACTACCTCGCGGGCCGCAAGAAGGACGCCGAAGCCGCCGTACCGGCCGAACTGCTGGAGCGTCTGTGCCTGGCCGGACCCGAGGGCCATGTCCGCGACCGCGTCGAGGCCTTCCGTGAGTCGGGCGTGACCATGCTCAACGTCACCCCCGTCGGCCCCGATCCCGCTCGGTTGATCGAGCGTGTGAGGAACTGGCTGTGA
- a CDS encoding aldehyde dehydrogenase family protein has translation MTDTTPATAPRAATFTTYSPTTGKPIAEHPVNGPEEVSRAVARARTVQAGWVALPASERREHLLRWKKALASDLDAVAGTIAEETGKPAGDAALEVVLTLEHLGWAARNAQRVLRRRKVGTGLFTAHQRASLVHRPLGVVGVIGPWNYPVYTPMGSIGYALAAGNAVVFKPSELTPATGVRLAESFDAAVPGHAGLLTSVTGAASTGDALARSGVDKLAFTGSPGTARKVMAVCAETLTPFLAECGGKDAVIVTADADADLDAAADAVVWGALSNAGQTCAGVERVYAVREIHAALCERVVERAGAVRPGAEADAAYGPMTLAGQAEIVERHVTGAISAGARALLGGPESVRAPYIAPVVLTGVPEDAAAMTEETFGPVVAINPVTDVDEAVERANASRYALGAAVFCRDRRAGAAIAARLRAGAVSVNSVLGFAAVPALPFGGSQDSGFGRIHGAEGLRAFTSVQSTTVQRFTPPIALTSFGVPAATRERAVRLARALHRRR, from the coding sequence ATGACCGACACCACCCCGGCCACCGCACCACGTGCCGCGACCTTCACCACGTATTCCCCCACGACCGGCAAACCGATCGCCGAACACCCGGTCAACGGCCCGGAAGAGGTCTCCCGCGCCGTGGCACGGGCCCGGACCGTCCAAGCGGGGTGGGTGGCGCTGCCCGCGTCCGAGCGCCGGGAGCATCTGCTGCGCTGGAAGAAGGCCCTCGCCTCCGACCTGGACGCCGTGGCCGGCACCATCGCCGAGGAGACCGGCAAGCCCGCCGGTGACGCCGCGCTGGAGGTCGTACTCACCCTGGAACACCTGGGCTGGGCCGCCCGCAACGCCCAACGCGTGCTGCGGCGGCGCAAGGTGGGCACCGGACTGTTCACCGCCCACCAGCGGGCCTCGCTGGTGCACCGGCCGCTGGGTGTGGTCGGCGTGATCGGCCCCTGGAACTACCCCGTGTACACACCCATGGGCTCCATCGGCTACGCCCTGGCCGCGGGAAACGCCGTGGTCTTCAAGCCGTCCGAGCTGACCCCGGCAACCGGGGTCCGGTTGGCCGAGAGCTTCGACGCCGCCGTACCCGGGCATGCCGGGCTGCTCACCAGCGTCACCGGCGCGGCGTCCACCGGGGACGCCCTGGCACGGTCCGGGGTCGACAAGCTGGCGTTCACCGGGTCGCCGGGGACGGCCCGCAAGGTGATGGCCGTGTGCGCCGAGACCCTGACGCCGTTCCTCGCCGAGTGCGGAGGGAAGGACGCGGTGATCGTCACCGCGGACGCGGACGCGGACCTGGACGCGGCCGCCGACGCCGTCGTGTGGGGCGCGTTGAGCAACGCGGGCCAGACCTGCGCGGGGGTGGAGCGCGTCTACGCGGTGCGAGAGATCCACGCCGCACTGTGCGAACGGGTGGTCGAGCGGGCCGGGGCCGTGCGCCCGGGTGCCGAGGCGGACGCCGCCTACGGCCCGATGACGCTCGCGGGCCAGGCCGAGATCGTCGAACGGCATGTGACCGGCGCGATCTCCGCGGGTGCGCGGGCTCTGCTGGGCGGGCCCGAGTCGGTTCGCGCTCCGTACATAGCGCCGGTCGTGCTGACCGGCGTGCCCGAGGATGCGGCGGCGATGACGGAGGAGACCTTCGGACCGGTCGTGGCGATCAACCCGGTGACCGACGTGGACGAGGCGGTGGAGCGGGCCAACGCCTCGCGCTACGCCCTGGGGGCCGCGGTGTTCTGCCGCGACCGGCGCGCGGGTGCGGCGATCGCGGCGCGGCTGCGCGCGGGGGCGGTGTCGGTGAACTCGGTGCTGGGCTTCGCGGCGGTGCCGGCGCTGCCGTTCGGCGGCTCGCAGGACTCCGGCTTCGGGCGGATCCACGGAGCGGAGGGGCTGCGCGCCTTCACCTCCGTGCAGTCGACGACGGTGCAGCGGTTCACCCCGCCGATCGCGCTGACCTCCTTCGGGGTTCCGGCCGCCACGCGGGAGCGCGCGGTGCGGCTGGCGCGAGCGCTGCACCGGCGCCGCTGA
- a CDS encoding oxygenase MpaB family protein, protein MGRYSRLRRIRQLDPQQDFEQIYRWIIHYEFPRDYLHGTSIAFLRDYGVPRISRLLDRTQEFERAGQKRYDDTVLMTYEMVREGMDSEHGRTAARHLNRIHGRYRIPNEDFLYVLATTVVGPKRWIDRFGWRRLCAQETESLALVGRRMGEMMGISGVPDTYAAFERLHDDYEREMFAYDPANRRVAAATLRILASWYPAPARRTASRIALAVLDEPLLKALGFRPEPRWLRAAVHRGFRTRAALIRLLPARPEWLPRKPKARTYPFGWTLDDLGPHWAHSRPPDPLHDETPPEGAAVPARSAAPDAPPQESR, encoded by the coding sequence ATGGGCCGCTACAGCCGGCTCCGCCGCATCCGGCAGCTGGATCCGCAGCAGGACTTCGAGCAGATCTACCGGTGGATCATCCACTACGAGTTCCCCCGGGACTATCTCCACGGAACGTCGATCGCGTTCCTGCGCGACTACGGTGTCCCGCGCATCTCCCGACTCCTGGACCGCACCCAGGAGTTCGAACGGGCCGGCCAGAAGCGGTACGACGACACGGTGCTGATGACCTACGAGATGGTCCGCGAGGGGATGGACTCGGAGCACGGACGGACAGCGGCCCGCCACCTGAACCGCATACACGGCCGCTACCGGATCCCCAACGAGGACTTCCTCTACGTCCTGGCCACCACGGTCGTGGGGCCGAAGCGGTGGATCGACCGGTTCGGCTGGCGGCGCCTGTGCGCGCAGGAGACCGAGAGCCTGGCGTTGGTGGGCCGCCGGATGGGCGAGATGATGGGCATCTCCGGCGTCCCCGACACCTACGCCGCGTTCGAACGGCTCCACGACGACTACGAGCGCGAGATGTTCGCCTACGACCCCGCCAACCGCCGGGTCGCCGCGGCCACCCTGCGGATCCTGGCCTCCTGGTACCCGGCCCCGGCACGGCGGACGGCGTCCCGGATCGCGCTCGCCGTCCTGGACGAACCGCTGCTGAAGGCGCTCGGCTTCCGTCCGGAGCCGCGCTGGCTGCGGGCCGCCGTCCACCGCGGCTTCCGCACCCGGGCCGCGCTGATCCGCCTGCTGCCCGCGCGGCCGGAGTGGTTACCGCGCAAGCCCAAGGCCCGCACCTACCCCTTCGGCTGGACTCTGGACGACCTGGGTCCGCACTGGGCGCACTCCCGTCCGCCGGACCCGCTCCATGACGAGACCCCGCCGGAAGGGGCCGCCGTGCCGGCGCGGTCCGCCGCCCCCGATGCTCCCCCTCAGGAGTCCCGATGA
- a CDS encoding glycosyltransferase produces the protein MRVLLMAYGSRGDVEPLVAVAARLRDLGVDVRMCTPPDFAELFDSVGLPLVPIGEPVRPFVKGVLTGKTQAPAEGLPARAAAMTATTYEAVVTAAEGCDVILATGLLPAAAGARTAAEHLGIPYVFVACFPAYLPSPHHPPFERPGRPFPPGVTDNRALWDLDTETMNDLFGTGLNAHRATVGLPPVARFRDYVLTDRPWLAADPVLSPWLEPADLDVVQTGAWFRADDRPLPADVEAFLQAGEPPVYVGFGSIPMRDADGVARAAVEAVRARGRRVLLSRGWADLAVADDQDDCFAVGEANHHALFPRVAAVVHHGGAGTTTTAALAGAPQVVVPQMADQPYWACRVAGLGIGAAHDGPNPTYESLSAVLGVALAPETRVRAAAVAETIRTDGAAVAAKLLLDQVG, from the coding sequence ATGCGCGTGCTGTTGATGGCCTACGGGTCGCGTGGAGACGTCGAACCGCTGGTGGCGGTCGCTGCGCGGTTGCGGGATCTCGGGGTGGACGTGCGGATGTGTACGCCCCCGGACTTCGCGGAGCTGTTCGACTCCGTCGGCCTCCCGCTGGTGCCGATCGGTGAGCCGGTGCGCCCGTTCGTGAAGGGCGTACTCACCGGGAAGACACAGGCTCCCGCCGAGGGGCTGCCCGCACGCGCGGCCGCGATGACCGCCACGACCTACGAGGCCGTCGTCACGGCCGCCGAGGGATGCGACGTGATCCTGGCGACCGGCCTGCTCCCAGCCGCGGCCGGCGCGAGGACGGCAGCCGAGCACTTGGGCATCCCTTATGTGTTCGTCGCCTGCTTCCCCGCCTACCTGCCCTCGCCGCACCACCCGCCGTTCGAGCGGCCGGGCCGACCGTTCCCGCCCGGCGTGACCGACAACCGAGCGCTGTGGGACCTGGACACCGAGACCATGAACGACCTGTTCGGGACGGGCCTCAACGCCCACCGGGCGACCGTCGGCCTGCCGCCGGTCGCGCGCTTCCGCGACTACGTCCTCACCGACCGCCCCTGGCTGGCCGCCGACCCGGTCCTGAGCCCGTGGCTGGAGCCGGCGGACCTCGACGTGGTGCAGACGGGCGCGTGGTTCCGGGCGGACGACCGCCCGCTGCCGGCCGACGTGGAGGCGTTCCTCCAGGCCGGCGAACCGCCGGTGTACGTCGGCTTCGGCAGCATCCCCATGCGCGACGCGGACGGCGTCGCCCGGGCGGCCGTCGAGGCGGTCCGGGCGCGGGGCCGCCGTGTGCTCCTCTCCCGCGGCTGGGCCGACCTCGCCGTGGCCGACGACCAGGACGACTGCTTCGCCGTCGGCGAGGCCAACCACCACGCCCTGTTCCCGCGTGTCGCCGCCGTCGTCCACCACGGCGGCGCGGGCACCACGACCACGGCCGCCCTCGCCGGGGCGCCCCAGGTGGTCGTACCCCAGATGGCGGACCAACCGTACTGGGCCTGCCGCGTCGCCGGCCTCGGCATCGGCGCGGCACACGACGGCCCGAACCCGACCTACGAGTCCCTCTCGGCCGTGCTCGGCGTCGCCCTGGCTCCCGAGACCCGGGTCCGCGCGGCCGCCGTGGCCGAGACGATCCGCACCGACGGCGCGGCGGTGGCGGCGAAGCTGCTGCTCGACCAGGTCGGCTGA
- a CDS encoding DUF1304 domain-containing protein has product MAQVFALLAALAHIVVGALERFFYDRPAVRVFLTTSTADAPEVTLWRSGVAAYNILIGLGLVAGVTALHTGDTTVGRTLIIYLCAFLIASAIIFVVSFPRLWRGALGQGLPPAIALLLVALTH; this is encoded by the coding sequence ATGGCCCAGGTCTTCGCCCTGCTCGCGGCGCTGGCCCACATCGTCGTCGGCGCCCTGGAGCGGTTCTTCTACGACCGTCCCGCGGTCCGCGTCTTCCTCACGACCTCGACCGCCGACGCACCCGAAGTCACCTTGTGGCGCTCAGGAGTTGCCGCCTACAACATCCTCATCGGACTCGGCCTCGTCGCCGGAGTCACGGCCCTGCACACCGGCGACACCACCGTCGGCCGCACCCTGATCATCTACCTCTGCGCGTTCCTGATCGCCTCCGCGATCATCTTCGTCGTGTCGTTCCCGCGCCTGTGGCGCGGCGCCCTGGGCCAGGGCCTGCCGCCCGCGATCGCTCTCCTGCTCGTGGCACTCACTCACTGA